The Geobacter metallireducens GS-15 region AATTCCTTGCACGGCTCGCACGAATCGCCCCAGAAGGTGACCGCCACCGGCAGGGGCGCCTTGAGCACTTCATCCTCGAACTCGTCCTCTTCGATCTCGATGATTTTAGAGCGGAACATCTCTTTCTTGCAGAGGATCAGAAAAGGCTTCTCCTGCTGTCGGGACTGCTTCACATTGAGCACGACTACCGGCCCCTGCGTCTTGGTGTCGCGGGTCATCCGGCTGTACATGCGCTCAGAGGACCCTCTGGACATTGTGTCGGTAATGTTGTTGGCTTCGATGGCCTTGAAAAGATCTTCCAGTTTGTTGCCCGCAAGCGGCTTGCCGCCAACGCCAACTATTTGGTGTCCCTTCCTCAGTCCGGTTTTTTCGATGCCGGCCCCCGGCAGGACCTGGAGCACCCAGATGCCGTCGGCCATGGCGGCAAAGGTGACCCCCGGCAGCCCCACCTTCCGCTTCAGGGCGATCAGCTCCTTCATCCGCGCCATTTCCGCCTCGACCGCGCCCCGGTCGGCCGCGTCCGGTTTCAGGGCCAGATAGGCGCGATACTCCTTGATGGCCTTGGCCGGTTTGTCCGACTCGGCGGCCAGCTGCGCCAGGTTGTAGTGGCTGTCGGGCCACGTGGGGGCCAGGGCGGCGGCCGCCTCGAACTCGGCCAGGGCGGCCAGGAAATCAGCCGATTTGTCCGCCTTCTCGATCAGGGCCAGCCCCGCTTTAAAGCGCTCCTTGGCCGCGGCGGGAATCTCCTCCTGGGCCAAGGCCGGCAAAGCGGCCAGCAGGCAGAGAACCGACATAATGACGAGC contains the following coding sequences:
- a CDS encoding thioredoxin domain-containing protein; the protein is MKKTLPQLVIMSVLCLLAALPALAQEEIPAAAKERFKAGLALIEKADKSADFLAALAEFEAAAALAPTWPDSHYNLAQLAAESDKPAKAIKEYRAYLALKPDAADRGAVEAEMARMKELIALKRKVGLPGVTFAAMADGIWVLQVLPGAGIEKTGLRKGHQIVGVGGKPLAGNKLEDLFKAIEANNITDTMSRGSSERMYSRMTRDTKTQGPVVVLNVKQSRQQEKPFLILCKKEMFRSKIIEIEEDEFEDEVLKAPLPVAVTFWGDSCEPCKEFVPVLEAESAKYAGKVKFVNINVDGNRKLADQLAVKEVPALMVYKGGSAVATATGKLPREKVAEMLQDAAGR